A portion of the Sphaerochaeta pleomorpha str. Grapes genome contains these proteins:
- a CDS encoding two-component system response regulator — MIDSSNNILEVILLFGEIPENTTVAENLPKQIMVTFLQSAEDSLKYLSKATVITRLVILDLIHYKKQGLDFLRLRKDNSLVKDIPVLSMTLPNDLDSVIKAFELGSSDYFTYPISPELLNTRILELLENKKKQKECFLLEEPNFGNSENGVAFFTYTRHCLTPLYANSKVLEQHQFPSSEEFCSGIPNALDLFGADIRPQLESKIEKAIETQGSFTFFMKAHSLQVQMSWLPYLYSGAPVFLLVSINNYEQDAKQKELVTMLELDSLTGLYNREAFYRKTENLIKENPETTYLYIRWNVVRFKMINDRFGNTKGNSVLRHLAKGFLNWVNQRGVCGRFYSDQFAICMPKNEFDPEQFSRFSVELLHETCLTMNLQMSFGMYEIQDISLPVERMNDRAKLAMRSIKENDTDPYCYYSEAMRNKVLSAQKIMDSFENALNTKQFIIYLQPIYNIHENKFISAEALVRWITPENGMVAPLEFIPLFEENGFIQKLDLYVLEQVCILQRSLLTEGKKPIPISSNLSRVDFFNPDLYKEIIAIVDTYELPHSLIKLEITETAYMDNPKQLLQTISVLQKHGFEILMDDFGSGYSSLNTLQKVPIDILKLDQLFTSEIGTSNKAETIIQNIVNMALGINLQVVAEGIETQEQANFYRSIGCNTLQGYFFSKPISENDYRLLVDSDAIKQPIPKHLKSLTLPTSNLFFRRYGKLLQTVFLTIFELNTSRDTFKTIYANSSFTALPFGTAGALSEMESKVIEKLIHADDQKHYHEETTLFLSKNKGKTGSYHTSEFRMLNCNGFYISVFRIIVKTKNTNGENLFLTLLAKKEDRKLASAIMESIKDLEDKKKKDFSYSMLHEEPETQALG, encoded by the coding sequence ATGATTGACTCATCCAACAACATACTAGAGGTAATCCTTTTATTTGGGGAAATTCCCGAGAATACTACGGTTGCGGAAAACCTTCCGAAACAGATTATGGTAACATTCTTACAATCAGCTGAAGACTCCTTAAAGTATCTGTCAAAAGCAACTGTAATAACAAGACTTGTCATTTTGGACCTCATTCACTATAAAAAACAAGGTTTGGATTTTCTGAGACTGAGAAAAGACAATTCCCTGGTAAAAGACATCCCGGTACTCTCCATGACATTACCCAATGATTTGGATAGTGTAATCAAAGCCTTCGAACTCGGGTCCTCGGACTATTTCACCTATCCCATCTCTCCCGAACTATTAAATACCAGGATCTTGGAGCTCCTGGAGAATAAGAAAAAACAAAAAGAATGTTTTCTCCTTGAAGAACCAAATTTCGGGAATTCAGAAAATGGAGTTGCTTTTTTTACCTATACCCGTCATTGCCTAACCCCTCTTTATGCCAATTCCAAAGTACTGGAGCAACACCAGTTCCCCAGCTCCGAGGAATTCTGTTCCGGCATTCCCAATGCCCTGGACTTGTTTGGAGCTGATATCAGGCCTCAGCTGGAAAGCAAAATCGAGAAAGCTATCGAAACGCAAGGATCTTTTACTTTTTTCATGAAGGCCCATTCTCTGCAGGTGCAGATGTCCTGGCTTCCTTATCTGTACTCTGGGGCCCCTGTGTTCCTGCTGGTGTCAATCAATAACTACGAACAGGATGCAAAACAAAAAGAGCTTGTGACAATGCTCGAACTCGATTCTTTGACCGGGCTGTACAACAGGGAAGCCTTCTACAGGAAAACCGAAAACCTTATCAAAGAAAATCCTGAAACTACTTATCTGTATATCCGATGGAATGTTGTCCGCTTTAAAATGATAAATGACAGATTTGGCAATACGAAAGGAAACTCCGTTTTACGCCATCTTGCCAAAGGATTCTTGAACTGGGTCAACCAACGGGGAGTCTGCGGGAGATTCTATTCCGACCAGTTTGCCATCTGTATGCCAAAAAACGAATTCGATCCTGAACAGTTCTCAAGGTTTTCCGTCGAACTCCTGCACGAGACCTGCCTTACTATGAATCTCCAGATGTCCTTCGGTATGTATGAGATCCAAGATATTTCACTTCCAGTGGAACGTATGAATGACCGGGCTAAGCTGGCTATGCGCAGTATCAAGGAGAATGATACTGACCCCTATTGCTACTATAGCGAAGCAATGAGAAACAAGGTCCTTTCCGCACAGAAAATCATGGATTCCTTTGAAAATGCCTTGAACACAAAACAATTCATCATTTATTTGCAGCCAATCTATAATATACACGAAAACAAATTCATCTCTGCAGAAGCCTTGGTCAGATGGATTACCCCTGAGAATGGGATGGTTGCTCCTTTGGAATTCATTCCTCTCTTTGAAGAAAATGGATTTATCCAAAAACTTGACCTGTATGTCCTGGAACAGGTCTGCATTCTCCAGCGATCCCTGCTTACCGAAGGGAAAAAACCAATCCCGATATCGTCAAACCTCTCAAGGGTAGACTTCTTCAACCCGGACCTTTACAAGGAAATCATTGCAATTGTTGATACATATGAATTACCCCACTCACTTATCAAGCTTGAAATCACCGAAACAGCCTATATGGACAACCCAAAACAATTGCTTCAGACTATTTCAGTTCTCCAGAAGCACGGATTTGAGATATTGATGGATGATTTTGGTTCCGGCTATTCATCACTCAATACGCTTCAGAAGGTACCGATAGACATTCTGAAACTTGATCAACTCTTTACCAGTGAGATAGGAACTTCGAATAAGGCGGAGACAATCATCCAGAACATCGTGAACATGGCTCTGGGTATAAACCTACAGGTTGTTGCAGAAGGAATTGAAACGCAAGAGCAGGCTAATTTCTACAGATCCATCGGGTGCAATACGCTGCAGGGATACTTTTTCTCGAAACCGATATCAGAAAACGATTACCGGTTGCTTGTTGATTCTGATGCAATCAAACAGCCTATCCCAAAACATTTAAAAAGCCTTACACTTCCAACTAGCAACCTTTTTTTTCGACGATATGGAAAATTACTACAAACTGTTTTTCTTACTATATTTGAATTGAATACGTCACGTGACACCTTCAAAACAATCTATGCAAACAGTAGTTTCACAGCACTGCCGTTTGGAACTGCAGGTGCTCTTTCGGAAATGGAATCAAAAGTAATCGAAAAGCTTATACATGCGGACGACCAGAAGCATTACCATGAGGAAACCACCCTTTTCCTTTCCAAAAACAAAGGAAAGACAGGTAGTTACCACACATCGGAATTTCGGATGCTCAATTGCAATGGATTCTATATATCGGTTTTTCGGATTATCGTGAAAACCAAGAATACGAATGGGGAAAACCTGTTTCTCACGCTACTGGCAAAAAAAGAAGATCGAAAACTTGCTTCGGCCATCATGGAATCCATCAAAGATCTTGAAGACAAGAAGAAAAAGGATTTTTCCTATAGCATGCTTCACGAAGAGCCAGAAACCCAAGCCTTAGGATAG
- a CDS encoding GNAT family N-acetyltransferase, with protein sequence MMTLREATEEDIPLILQFVKELAMYEHLENEVVATPQLMRYWIFEQKKASVLFCCHDGLEVGFALYFYNYSTWKGCCGIYIEDLYVQKAYRGKGFGKGLITRIAQIANKEGCARVEWACLDWNQSSIDFYKSLGAKPMEDWSVFRLTGLALHSFSEN encoded by the coding sequence ATGATGACCCTACGAGAAGCAACCGAAGAAGACATCCCATTGATACTGCAATTTGTCAAAGAATTGGCCATGTATGAACATCTCGAAAACGAAGTAGTCGCTACCCCGCAATTAATGAGATATTGGATTTTCGAACAGAAAAAGGCCTCGGTACTATTTTGCTGTCACGATGGCCTAGAAGTTGGTTTTGCACTGTATTTCTATAACTACTCGACATGGAAAGGTTGTTGCGGAATCTATATTGAAGATCTTTATGTGCAGAAAGCATACAGGGGAAAGGGTTTTGGGAAAGGGTTGATTACCCGTATCGCCCAAATTGCAAACAAGGAAGGCTGTGCCCGCGTTGAATGGGCTTGCCTTGACTGGAACCAAAGTAGTATAGATTTCTATAAAAGCCTCGGGGCAAAACCTATGGAAGATTGGTCGGTCTTTCGTCTTACTGGTCTTGCTTTACACTCTTTTTCTGAGAACTAG
- a CDS encoding MFS transporter: MKSVKVYRYRWLILFSLMLLVLAVEIQWMNLAPIGRVANLYYTGQLYVKFSSPVDLLSLTYMLVFVFASIPSSYAIHRFGINVSIRIACSLIIFASLSKAIYVSSFTIFLFSQFVMAIAQALVLNSITEIVSRWFSIRERGMAVGIVSASQYLSLGVVMVFSPLWVVTEADSALYGNGFERMILIYSIICSVFALIAALLIREKPPTPSSLFQTDDQSSFFRSLLVIKANPSLRGLIVIFSIGWGVLMTFLSKVDLVSSLMGFPDSNGIIGISLLGGGMVGAIVMPSLSDRFRKRKFFYVLCSICSIPGLLMLLFSQNIGQVVFSPWIISIIGVAIFGFCVLSTIPIGLQYAAELGQGVSEEIIQAILMLCSQAFGAIIMLVTIFSEGLYTERLLVVLATLLFAAMIGSTFLKESPLIVTEEERLTTVIEKEIVHLQ, encoded by the coding sequence ATGAAAAGCGTTAAGGTTTATCGATATAGATGGCTCATCCTTTTTTCACTCATGCTTTTGGTGTTGGCCGTAGAAATCCAATGGATGAATCTGGCCCCTATCGGCAGGGTTGCCAATTTGTATTATACCGGACAGCTTTACGTAAAATTCTCTTCACCGGTAGACCTTCTTTCTTTAACCTATATGCTGGTATTTGTCTTTGCCAGTATCCCTTCTTCGTATGCCATCCATCGCTTTGGAATCAATGTCAGTATCAGGATTGCATGTTCCCTCATCATCTTTGCCAGCTTGAGCAAAGCAATCTATGTATCAAGTTTTACGATATTCCTTTTCAGCCAGTTTGTAATGGCCATTGCACAGGCTTTGGTTTTGAACAGCATCACAGAAATTGTATCCCGTTGGTTCTCTATCAGGGAGAGGGGGATGGCTGTTGGTATCGTTTCAGCTTCCCAGTATCTTTCTTTGGGAGTAGTCATGGTTTTTTCTCCCCTGTGGGTAGTAACCGAAGCCGATTCCGCATTGTATGGGAATGGGTTTGAGAGAATGATATTGATCTATTCGATTATCTGTAGTGTGTTTGCCTTGATAGCTGCATTACTGATCAGGGAAAAACCCCCTACACCTTCCTCTCTGTTTCAAACAGATGATCAATCATCATTCTTCCGTTCGCTTCTTGTGATAAAGGCAAATCCCTCCCTGAGGGGTTTGATAGTCATATTTTCCATTGGCTGGGGCGTCCTTATGACCTTTCTCAGTAAAGTTGACCTTGTAAGTTCCTTGATGGGTTTTCCTGACTCAAATGGAATTATCGGAATCTCCTTGCTCGGAGGGGGAATGGTTGGCGCAATTGTAATGCCTTCTCTTTCGGATAGGTTTCGCAAGCGCAAGTTTTTCTACGTTTTGTGCAGTATCTGCTCAATTCCAGGGCTGCTTATGTTACTGTTTAGCCAAAATATAGGGCAGGTTGTTTTTTCCCCTTGGATTATCTCCATTATCGGAGTTGCCATTTTCGGGTTCTGTGTCTTGAGCACGATCCCTATCGGGCTTCAATATGCGGCAGAGTTGGGGCAAGGAGTCTCAGAGGAAATAATCCAGGCGATTCTGATGCTTTGTTCCCAGGCCTTCGGTGCAATAATCATGCTAGTTACCATTTTTAGTGAGGGGCTCTATACAGAACGGTTACTGGTTGTGTTGGCTACCTTGTTGTTTGCGGCTATGATCGGGAGTACGTTCCTGAAGGAATCCCCTTTGATAGTAACAGAAGAGGAAAGGCTCACTACCGTAATTGAAAAGGAAATAGTACACCTGCAATGA
- a CDS encoding nitroreductase family protein: protein MNNMLDMLANRRTVRSFQEREITKEDIRAIKEATLRSPSAGNMALYSVIDVTDATEKETLAKLCDNQDMIAKAPMVWIFLADMQKWVNYYEEGGSRARGEKEKTASWRAPGLGDLHLCLQDAIIAAQTAVIAAESLDIGSCYIGDILENFEQTKTLLHLGKFTIPACMVIFGYKKNQGNLKLTARCPENAIFMENHYREPHLEQLKQDFASHEENRRKTNSLPFSNTGSIADYYYFRKHTSSFMEEMNRSTKLMFDTWTDR, encoded by the coding sequence ATGAACAATATGTTGGATATGCTAGCAAACAGAAGGACTGTACGATCCTTCCAGGAAAGGGAAATCACAAAAGAAGACATACGAGCCATCAAGGAAGCAACCCTTCGCTCACCTAGTGCAGGGAATATGGCTCTCTACTCAGTCATCGATGTCACCGATGCTACAGAAAAAGAAACATTGGCAAAGCTCTGCGACAACCAAGACATGATTGCAAAAGCCCCCATGGTCTGGATTTTTCTTGCCGATATGCAAAAGTGGGTCAATTACTATGAGGAAGGTGGATCGAGAGCCCGTGGTGAAAAAGAAAAAACCGCCAGCTGGAGAGCCCCAGGATTGGGGGATCTGCACCTCTGTTTGCAGGATGCTATCATCGCTGCCCAGACAGCTGTTATCGCAGCCGAGTCGCTGGATATTGGCTCCTGCTATATCGGCGATATCCTGGAAAATTTTGAGCAAACAAAGACGCTTTTGCATTTGGGAAAATTTACCATTCCTGCATGCATGGTTATATTTGGATACAAAAAGAACCAGGGAAACCTGAAACTTACCGCAAGATGTCCCGAAAATGCAATCTTCATGGAAAATCACTACAGGGAACCCCATTTAGAGCAATTGAAACAGGATTTTGCTTCCCATGAAGAGAACAGAAGGAAGACGAACAGCCTGCCTTTTTCCAATACAGGTTCGATAGCTGACTATTATTATTTCAGAAAACACACAAGCTCTTTCATGGAAGAAATGAACCGATCCACCAAGCTGATGTTCGATACTTGGACAGACAGGTAA
- a CDS encoding response regulator encodes MPYKILLVDDETPVREGIRARTPWERYGFTVIGEAGNGIEALEIIDEFHPDVVITDIRMPYLDGMELIKQIRYSYPPINIIILSGYDEFTYAQQAIRYDVSEYVLKPVSVEDLCNLLERTAKRLDEDIIRMQDQDRLQNAYKQALPLIKEKFLVSLLTSVQKVSEDSAIAKAQEYGIDLSGDEFIVATFETEHKQEESPLQTMAMLQVTEEVLLKEKGPLVFQFENQIIAIITDNSFSQKQYDSVFLKKAFRLAEQLYAYLSKYFSIPITIGLGTLEHSPSAIALSYRQALAALNYSTFYPEQHILFINDLEKPNAELNKTNFESLCSTFIASVKMGTEEQVIANIDKLFGEQAAGLTAEGLQSYILEIIASLNELVSNYGYSLSSLNEEQDPINIFSELGTLTTLGKARRWFSRLACTIHKVISGQRQNSHIQFVEQAKSLIGTHFQESGFGLDQVCDMIAVSPAYFSTTFKRETGVSFVQYLTNTRISRAKELLERTEEKTYEIARAVGFAEPNYFSFCFKRYEGVSPSQYRQSHR; translated from the coding sequence ATGCCTTACAAAATACTACTAGTGGATGACGAAACCCCAGTACGTGAGGGGATACGTGCGAGAACCCCTTGGGAACGTTATGGATTTACCGTCATAGGAGAAGCCGGGAACGGCATCGAAGCCCTTGAAATCATTGATGAGTTTCATCCTGATGTCGTCATAACCGATATCAGGATGCCCTACCTCGATGGGATGGAGCTTATCAAACAAATCAGATACTCGTATCCCCCGATTAACATCATTATCCTTAGCGGATATGATGAGTTTACCTATGCCCAGCAGGCCATCAGATACGATGTGAGCGAATATGTCCTCAAACCGGTATCGGTCGAAGACCTCTGCAACCTTTTGGAACGTACGGCAAAACGTCTTGACGAAGACATCATCAGGATGCAGGACCAGGACCGGTTGCAAAACGCCTATAAACAAGCGCTCCCCCTGATCAAGGAAAAATTCCTGGTTTCCCTGCTTACCTCGGTCCAGAAGGTCTCCGAAGATTCCGCAATTGCAAAGGCACAGGAATATGGCATTGACCTGAGTGGTGATGAATTCATCGTAGCAACCTTTGAAACAGAACACAAACAGGAAGAATCACCGTTACAGACCATGGCCATGCTTCAGGTCACTGAGGAAGTACTACTAAAAGAAAAAGGCCCACTCGTCTTCCAGTTCGAAAACCAAATCATAGCAATTATAACGGATAACAGTTTTTCCCAAAAACAGTATGATTCTGTTTTCCTGAAAAAAGCCTTTAGGCTTGCAGAACAGCTGTATGCGTATCTGAGTAAATATTTCTCGATACCCATAACCATAGGGCTGGGCACCTTGGAGCATTCCCCTTCTGCAATTGCATTGTCCTATAGACAAGCCTTGGCGGCTTTGAATTACAGTACCTTTTACCCAGAGCAACATATTCTTTTTATCAATGATCTGGAAAAACCCAATGCAGAGCTGAACAAAACCAATTTTGAATCTCTTTGCAGCACGTTCATAGCATCGGTAAAAATGGGAACCGAAGAACAGGTCATTGCAAACATTGACAAACTATTCGGGGAACAGGCAGCAGGTCTTACTGCAGAAGGATTGCAATCCTATATACTTGAAATCATAGCTTCACTCAACGAATTGGTTTCAAATTATGGCTATTCCCTATCATCTCTCAATGAAGAACAGGATCCGATAAATATTTTCTCTGAACTAGGAACACTCACTACACTGGGAAAAGCCCGGCGTTGGTTTTCCCGTCTTGCCTGCACGATTCACAAGGTAATCAGTGGACAGAGGCAGAATTCCCATATTCAATTCGTTGAACAGGCAAAGTCCCTTATTGGCACCCATTTTCAGGAATCTGGGTTTGGCCTGGACCAAGTCTGCGACATGATTGCTGTAAGCCCTGCCTATTTCAGCACGACCTTCAAACGGGAAACGGGCGTTTCCTTTGTCCAGTATCTCACCAATACCAGAATATCCCGGGCTAAAGAGCTCTTGGAAAGAACTGAGGAAAAAACCTATGAAATAGCCCGTGCAGTAGGTTTTGCAGAACCAAATTATTTTAGTTTCTGCTTCAAACGATATGAAGGTGTCTCACCCTCACAGTATCGGCAGAGTCATAGGTAG
- a CDS encoding cache domain-containing sensor histidine kinase, translating to MHKSQQDRSIKTIVTVAIAVVSISFTLLIATILYHEFSNTIRENATVSTREIVRQVNANLSYYINDIITVSGYARELAKQTTQYSTDTIEGKLKSILASRQDIVSLILFDMEGNKLFSTSQAPFRDAKDISSQQWFTRAIGGEGNFYFTGPHVQQLFPSQYPWVITYSQQISYTKQDGELGQGLLLIDMNFSAVSELCQSAKLGNTGYVYFIDNNGKIVYHPLQQLINSNIFNEDLEAVNNHIFGTFTSNFEGRERLTIIDTVNNCRWRIVGVAFMDELMSGLEQFTSVMIFLVLFCIIVTILLARVVSSWISRPIKQLEKLMLSVENGNLSAPPHVGGNKEVAALSLSFGMMIQRIRQLMDDIVKSQEMKRKFELDALQAKINPHFLYNTLDSVVWMAEQGNTEGVIKMITALAKLFRISISKGHDIITLAEEIEHVRNYLIIQQTRYQGKFEFSIDLPEDLEKLPTIKLIIQPIVENAIYHGIKYLQEMGHIDITVSRRKPGAILIQIRDNGIGMDEETLDNILRFSASHLPDGSGIGVKNVHQRVQLYYGSDFGLEISSEMDVGTLVNIVIPEGNPLSQIKVEKK from the coding sequence ATGCATAAGAGCCAACAGGACAGGAGCATAAAAACTATTGTAACGGTGGCAATTGCCGTCGTTTCTATCTCATTCACATTACTTATAGCTACTATACTGTACCATGAATTCTCCAACACAATCAGGGAGAATGCAACAGTATCAACTCGTGAAATTGTCCGGCAGGTTAACGCAAACCTCAGCTATTATATTAACGATATCATTACAGTATCAGGATATGCGCGCGAACTGGCAAAACAGACTACCCAGTATTCGACAGATACCATCGAGGGCAAACTCAAATCAATCCTTGCAAGCCGCCAGGATATCGTATCTCTCATCCTGTTTGATATGGAAGGAAACAAACTGTTCAGTACCTCCCAGGCCCCGTTCAGGGATGCCAAGGATATCAGCTCACAACAATGGTTCACCAGGGCAATCGGGGGAGAGGGAAACTTCTATTTCACAGGTCCTCACGTGCAACAACTGTTCCCAAGCCAATATCCTTGGGTTATCACCTACAGCCAGCAGATCAGCTATACCAAACAAGATGGGGAACTTGGTCAAGGCCTTCTACTCATCGACATGAACTTCTCGGCAGTAAGCGAGCTGTGCCAGAGTGCCAAACTAGGGAATACGGGTTATGTGTATTTTATCGATAACAACGGCAAAATTGTCTATCACCCCCTTCAACAACTCATCAATTCCAATATCTTCAATGAAGACCTAGAGGCTGTAAACAACCATATTTTCGGGACCTTTACCAGCAATTTCGAAGGCCGGGAAAGACTGACTATCATCGACACCGTCAACAATTGCAGATGGAGAATCGTAGGGGTGGCCTTCATGGATGAGTTGATGAGTGGTTTGGAGCAGTTTACCTCCGTCATGATATTCCTCGTTCTTTTCTGTATTATCGTCACCATTTTACTGGCAAGGGTGGTTTCCTCTTGGATCAGCAGGCCAATAAAACAACTGGAAAAATTGATGCTTTCCGTTGAAAACGGGAATCTGTCAGCACCTCCCCACGTCGGGGGAAACAAAGAAGTGGCAGCCCTCTCCCTATCCTTTGGCATGATGATCCAAAGAATCAGGCAACTGATGGACGACATTGTAAAATCACAGGAAATGAAGAGAAAATTCGAACTTGATGCCCTGCAAGCGAAGATCAACCCTCATTTTCTCTACAACACCCTCGATTCGGTCGTCTGGATGGCTGAACAGGGAAATACTGAGGGTGTCATAAAAATGATTACTGCCTTGGCAAAACTCTTTCGTATTTCCATTAGCAAGGGACATGATATCATCACTCTCGCCGAAGAAATCGAGCATGTCCGCAATTATTTGATCATCCAGCAAACCCGTTACCAGGGGAAATTCGAGTTTTCCATTGACCTCCCTGAAGATTTGGAGAAACTTCCTACCATCAAGTTGATCATCCAGCCGATTGTGGAAAATGCAATCTATCATGGAATCAAATACTTACAGGAGATGGGTCATATTGATATTACAGTGTCAAGGAGAAAACCTGGGGCAATACTCATTCAGATTCGAGACAATGGCATTGGGATGGATGAAGAAACACTGGATAACATCCTCAGATTCTCGGCAAGTCATCTCCCCGATGGAAGCGGCATCGGCGTCAAGAATGTACATCAGAGGGTTCAACTCTATTATGGCTCTGATTTCGGTCTTGAAATCTCAAGCGAAATGGATGTAGGGACTCTGGTCAACATCGTCATTCCTGAAGGAAATCCTCTTTCCCAAATCAAGGTGGAAAAGAAATGA
- a CDS encoding substrate-binding domain-containing protein, which yields MNKKALSYLCIFFLLVLFFSGCEKRNERDNPYRIAVITMMQGGEFWGEVKNGARNARTETGAVLEFFAPVNESDYEEQIACVEKAITQKFDAIVLTPSHSTKLEEVVRKAQAKGIEVVLADTSLKNRLGDFSVTADYHAIGKKMGYHAFSLFDADEPINAMVLGSLPNTTAMTNMVEGLVEAFGENDKATIRYATYSFTDESIARKITQKTIGDDPSVNVIFALEENTAHGAIDALGENSKVRFIALGTTQYEIQLLENNTIDALVVVNTFNMGYRSVKAAIDLLNGKKPIEKLVDYALVTKQTMFSEEHQRLLFQSLN from the coding sequence ATGAATAAAAAAGCACTCAGTTATCTTTGTATATTCTTTCTCCTTGTCCTTTTCTTTTCAGGATGCGAGAAGCGAAATGAACGGGATAACCCTTATCGCATTGCGGTAATAACCATGATGCAGGGAGGAGAGTTCTGGGGAGAAGTCAAGAACGGAGCCAGGAATGCCAGAACAGAAACCGGTGCGGTTTTGGAATTTTTCGCCCCGGTAAACGAATCAGACTATGAGGAACAGATTGCCTGTGTAGAGAAAGCCATTACCCAAAAGTTCGATGCCATCGTATTGACCCCGAGTCACAGTACAAAGCTGGAAGAAGTCGTGCGGAAGGCGCAGGCAAAGGGCATCGAGGTGGTGCTTGCGGACACATCCCTCAAAAACAGGCTTGGCGATTTTTCAGTTACTGCCGATTATCATGCAATCGGCAAAAAAATGGGTTACCATGCATTCTCCCTCTTTGATGCGGATGAGCCCATCAATGCAATGGTACTCGGATCTCTTCCCAATACTACGGCAATGACAAACATGGTTGAAGGACTTGTTGAAGCTTTCGGGGAAAACGACAAGGCAACTATCCGCTATGCAACCTATAGCTTCACCGATGAATCAATCGCGAGGAAAATAACGCAGAAAACCATCGGGGATGATCCCTCTGTAAACGTAATTTTTGCCTTGGAGGAAAACACCGCACATGGGGCAATAGATGCCCTTGGTGAAAATAGCAAAGTTCGTTTCATTGCCTTGGGTACAACCCAGTATGAAATACAACTACTTGAGAACAATACAATCGATGCACTGGTTGTGGTAAACACCTTTAACATGGGATATCGTTCGGTAAAGGCGGCAATAGATCTTCTCAACGGTAAAAAACCCATTGAGAAGCTGGTAGATTACGCTTTGGTCACCAAACAGACAATGTTTAGCGAAGAACACCAGAGGCTCTTGTTCCAGTCGCTGAACTGA
- the mglC gene encoding galactose/methyl galactoside ABC transporter permease MglC, with protein sequence MSSNSITNENMVSDKKTLRQFAMEKAIFLVLLLLVIVIAIINPRILSMRVVRDILMMSSTKIIMALGMMFVILTGGVDLGGGRMVGMAAVISASFLQNPDYVRRFYPEMGQISIFIPILIAVMVGTLFGMLNGMIVAKFKVPAFIATLSSMLIIYGVTSIYFNMPPNNSQPIGGLRNDFTFLGSGSIGFIPVICIFAAVVAVIVWVILNKTVFGKNIYAVGGNPEAAAVSGINITKTLVGLFGLCGGLIAFSGVLEAARTGGATNNYGNGYELDAIASCVVGGVSTTGGVGTVSGVIAGVIIFSFINYGLTFIGINPYWQNIIKGLIIVSAVSFDIRKYVQKK encoded by the coding sequence ATGAGCAGTAACAGTATTACGAATGAAAATATGGTGAGCGACAAGAAAACGCTCAGGCAATTTGCCATGGAAAAAGCTATTTTCCTGGTTCTTTTGCTTTTAGTCATTGTCATTGCAATAATCAACCCTAGGATTCTGAGCATGCGGGTTGTGCGTGATATCTTGATGATGAGTTCGACGAAAATCATCATGGCCTTGGGCATGATGTTTGTCATCTTGACCGGTGGTGTTGACCTTGGCGGTGGCCGTATGGTTGGCATGGCAGCTGTTATTTCAGCTTCCTTCTTACAGAATCCTGACTATGTAAGGCGTTTCTATCCTGAGATGGGGCAGATTTCAATCTTTATTCCCATTTTGATTGCTGTTATGGTCGGTACGCTCTTTGGGATGCTGAACGGAATGATTGTTGCAAAATTCAAGGTACCTGCATTCATTGCAACCCTTTCCTCTATGTTGATTATTTATGGTGTGACTTCCATTTATTTCAATATGCCTCCAAACAATAGCCAGCCTATCGGAGGATTGAGGAACGATTTCACATTCCTTGGTTCCGGTTCGATTGGTTTTATTCCGGTTATATGTATCTTTGCAGCGGTTGTTGCTGTCATTGTATGGGTTATTCTCAACAAGACGGTATTTGGCAAGAACATTTATGCAGTAGGAGGAAACCCTGAGGCAGCGGCAGTTTCTGGTATCAATATTACCAAAACGCTGGTCGGGCTTTTTGGGCTTTGCGGTGGTCTTATTGCTTTCTCGGGTGTCCTAGAAGCTGCGAGAACCGGTGGAGCTACAAACAACTACGGAAACGGCTATGAGCTTGATGCCATTGCCTCTTGCGTTGTCGGTGGTGTCTCTACCACAGGTGGTGTGGGAACGGTAAGCGGTGTAATAGCCGGTGTTATCATCTTCTCCTTCATCAACTACGGTTTGACGTTTATCGGCATCAATCCGTACTGGCAGAACATTATCAAGGGCTTGATCATCGTATCTGCAGTTTCCTTTGATATCCGCAAATACGTACAGAAGAAATAG